Genomic window (Rathayibacter sp. VKM Ac-2760):
AGATCGAGGAGCTGAACGAGCAGGCGGGCGTCCCCGACCTCTGGGACGACACCGAGAACGCGCAGAAGGTGACGAGCGCGCTCAGCCACCGCCAGTCGGAGCTCGCGCGGATCACCGCGATCGAGCGCCGCCTCGACGACCTCGAGGTCCTGGTCGAGATGGCCAACGAGGCCGACGACGCCGAGTCCGAGCAGGAGGCGATCGCCGAGCTCGAGGCGCTGCAGAAGACGATGGGCGACCTCGAGGTGCAGACCCTGCTCGACGGCGAGTACGACGACCGCCCCGCGGTCATCACCATCCGCGCGGGAGCCGGTGGCGTCGACGCGTCCGACTTCGCCGAGATGCTGATGCGGATGTACCTCCGCTGGGCGGAGAAGCACAAGTACCCCGCGACCGTGATGGACGCCAGCTATGCGGAGGAGGCCGGCATCAAGTCGGCCACCTTCCAGATCGACGCCCCCTACGCCTTCGGCACGCTCTCGGTCGAGGCCGGCACCCACCGCCTCGTCCGGATGAGCCCGTTCGGCGCCGCGGGCAAGCGACAGACCTCCTTCGCCGCGGTCGAGGTCATCCCGCTGATGGAGGAGGCCGGGGCGATCGAGATCCCGGACAACGACATCCGCGTCGACGTGTTCCGCTCCTCCGGCCCCGGCGGCCAGTCGGTCAACACGACGGACTCCGCGGTCCGCCTGACCCACCTCCCCACCGGCACCGTCGTCTCGATGCAGAACGAGAAGAGCCAGATCCAGAACCGCGCCGCCGCTATGCGCGTGCTGCAGTCGCGCCTGCTGCTGCTGCAGAAGGAGCAGGAGGCCGCGACCAAGAAGGAGCTGGCGGGGAACATCACCGCGAGCTGGGGCGACCAGATGCGCAGCTACGTCCTCGCGCCGTACCAGATGGTCAAGGACCTCCGCACCGACCACGAGGTCGGCAACCCCTCGCACGTCTTCGACGGCGACCTCGACGGCTTCATCGCCGCCGGCATCCGCTGGCGCAAGTCCGCCTGACCCGCCGCGCCGCGCCACGATCGCCGGACTCCTGACCCGGCCCGGACCCGCGATCCGATCGGTTCTACCCTGAGAAGGTCTCATCTCGAGACTGGCTCACGAAAGGTGGAACCATGTCCAAGACCTCCCTGGTGCTGACCGCGGTGTGCGCCGGCGCCGCCCTCGCCGTCGCTGCCGCGTCCCCTGCGCAGGCGCAGGATCTGAGTGCCGGTCCGGCGCTGTCTCCGGAGTCGTCGCTCTCCGATGCCCTCGGCGAGGACGACTCGCTGCCGCTCGGAGAGACTCCCGCCGATCCTCTCGTCACCGGTGCGGCGAGTGCCGTCGTGCGTCTCCAGGTCGACGGTGCGGCGCTCTTCGACGGTGGTCCGGCAGCCGTCCTCGTGGCGGAGGAGGCCGACGCCTCCGAGCAGGCCGAGGTGGTCCTCGAGGACGAGACGGCGTCGGTCGTCCTCGACGGCGATGTCGCGCTCCCGGCCGACCCCGCGCTCTTCCTCGTCGACGGCGGTGCCGCCGCTCCGGCCCCCGTCGCGGCCGACGTCCCGCTCGGCTAGCCGCCGGAGAGGGCCCGTCCCGTCGGACTCCCCGCCGCCGCGCTCGTGCGCCGACCGTTCGGCGCGCCGAGCGGTCGGACGGGCCACTCTCCGGAATCGTCGCTTACCCTCGTACCGACATGATTCGCTTCGACAACGTCTCCAAGCAGTATCGGGGTGGCACGAGACCCGCCCTCAACGCCATCGATCTCGAGATCCTCCGGGGCGAGTTCGTCTTCCTCGTCGGCGCCTCCGGGTCCGGCAAGTCCAGCTGCCTCCGCCTGATCCTCAAGGAGGAGCGGCCCTCCTCCGGGGCGATCCACGTGCTGGGGCAGAACCTCGGCAAGATCTCCAGCCGCAAGGTCCCCTACTTCCGCCGCAACATGGGCGTGGTCTTCCAGGACTTCCGGCTCCTCCCGAACAAGTCGGTCTTCGACAACGTCGCCTTCAGCCTCCAGGTGATCGGCAAGTCGAAGGGCTACATCCAGGAGGCGGTCCCCGACACGCTCAAGATGGTGGGCCTCGCCGGCAAGGCCGCGCGCCTGCCGCATGAGCTCAGCGGCGGCGAGCAGCAGCGCGTGGCGATCGCCCGCGCCGTCGTCAACAAGCCGGCCGTCCTCCT
Coding sequences:
- the prfB gene encoding peptide chain release factor 2, with translation MLDNDFTEQITALRSTFSDILAVIDVDGLRAKIEELNEQAGVPDLWDDTENAQKVTSALSHRQSELARITAIERRLDDLEVLVEMANEADDAESEQEAIAELEALQKTMGDLEVQTLLDGEYDDRPAVITIRAGAGGVDASDFAEMLMRMYLRWAEKHKYPATVMDASYAEEAGIKSATFQIDAPYAFGTLSVEAGTHRLVRMSPFGAAGKRQTSFAAVEVIPLMEEAGAIEIPDNDIRVDVFRSSGPGGQSVNTTDSAVRLTHLPTGTVVSMQNEKSQIQNRAAAMRVLQSRLLLLQKEQEAATKKELAGNITASWGDQMRSYVLAPYQMVKDLRTDHEVGNPSHVFDGDLDGFIAAGIRWRKSA